The DNA sequence TCAGCGGATCATTGAGGCCGGCGGCGATTTCTGGCGCTGGTTTTCGTGGACAGGCATCGACCCCAAGAGCGGACAGATCACCCGCTACCCCGCCGAATACCGCGGCCCGCTTCCGCAACCCCGCGAGGACTTCTACACCAACGCCCAGGCCCCGCGTTTCGGCCCGTGGTAGCCCCACGCCCGGCACCGGTGTGCTGGGTGCTTGGCCTTGGGTCTGTTGCTGGGGTGTCGCTGCGTGCGACACTGGTACACCGTTACCGTGAGCTGCTGTCGACCGAGCGCACAAGTGCGTGTTCGATCTCCTCGGCCCAGGGGACGCTCTCACCTCGGCACAGGCGTGCCTCGCGGATCAGCCGGAGGTTGCGGGCCGTGGTTTCCGGCTCCCAGGATTCCCGAATCGCGGCGAGCGCATCCGCGAGCGCGGCCTGCGCCGCGTCTTCGTCCTTGGCCAGCACGGCGAGTTCGAGCCGGGTGGCGTGATCCCAGTAGTCGGGTTTGCCCGCGGCGATGCGCCGCTCGACGGCGTAGGCGACGACCGGGAGCAACCGCTCGCGGCGTGGATCCGGCGGCTCGCATAGCTCCATCAGCGTGACCGCGTTGATCCCCGGGTAGGCATCCCGCCAGTCGGCCTCGAAACCATTCAGGTAGGCCTCGATCGCCTTGTTCAGCTGGCCCCGCGCGAGAAAGGTATCGCCGTCCTTCAATGCCCGTTCCCAGCGATCCTTGTACACGCGTCCGAGGATGCCGTAGGTCTCGCTGCTGGGCCCGCGCCAGGCGATCAGGTCGAGCAGCACGCGCTCGGCCTCGTCGCCGCAGCCGGCGCGGTTGAGTGCCAGCCCGAGCTGTTCCTGAACGAGCACGGTGGCGGCCAGCGGCGGCGCCATCTTCGGTACCAGCGCGATCATGTCCTTCCAGGCCTTCACCGCCCGATACGACAGGAACAGATCGATCACCACCCCCGACTCGGCATCGGCCAGAACGCCGAGCTGGTTCTCCACGGCGCGCACGGCTTCGACGTCTTCTTTGCGCGCGGCGGCCAGGCGTTGCTTCAGCGTCTCGGAGTAGGCGATCCGTTTCCGGAACACATCCGTTTTCAGGCGCTGGATGTCGGGGAAGCCCTCGACCAGTTGGAACACCGGGCTGTCGGTTGCCCCGTGGCGGGCCTCGCGCAGCCGCTCGACCAGGGTGGCATGGATCGCCGCCGTATCGACCGGGATGCCGTCCGGACCCAGCCGGTACGGGATGGCGCGCAGCGGAGCGACGTCGAACGGGAGTTGCCCGGTGTCCTCGGCATAGAGAGTCACCGTGCTCGCCGGGCGCACCGCGTGCCGCAGACCCAGCTCGTAGAACACGTTCGCGTTGGCGGTGGTCAGGTCCGCCACCGCGTACTCGCACAGAATCAGCCGCTCGAACATCGGCTTGTGGATGATGCCCCCGGTCATTTCCTCGTCCGCGCGTAGCGGGTCAAGCCCGGCTTGTGCGATCGCGGGCACGATCAGAGCGCGGTAGATGGCATCGAAGTCCACCACGGTGCCGCCGACCATAGGTTTCTTGCCGAAGGGCATCAGGACGAAGCAGAGGGGAAGCTGAGCGGCGGGCATGATGCGGTTTCTCGGTCAGAGTGGGGTGGTGTAAGGCAGCGTGGAGCATCTGCTCAAGCGGCGATGGGCCATAGGATCAGCTCATGCTGGAAAGGTAGCGCTCGGCAATACGCGCGATTCGGGTGCCGCGATCGTCGGTGTGCCCGGAGTCCACGCGGGCCTTGTCGCCGTTGACCACTTCGCGAGCATTGTAGAAGTCCACGACGTCGTCGTTGACGTACCTCGGCAGCTTGTGCGCCGGCCTGAAAGTTCCGTCGCGCATGCCCTGGACCAGAATGCGGGCCGCGATGCTTGGATCCTGGTAGGTGAGGTCTGGCCTGGAGAGTAGGTCGATTCCCAGCCTTTTCGACCAGAACCTGTAGTTGTGTCGGCCGGTGATCTGCACATAGCCCCTCCCACGAAAGCGGAAGCCGTCCCCTTTCTGTGTATTGTCGAGATCCTTACGCCCCTCGTAGCGCTTTTGATCAGGAGTGGGTCCCCAGATCTCAACCATGAACTTCCCGCACTGCGATTCGTGCTCAGAGGTCGCCAGCACGTAGGCAATCTGTGTTCGCGTATTCACTCCGCTGGCCAGGCACTCGGCCAGGATCACGGGGATGGACTCTTCAGCGAATCTGCGAAGTCCCGCGTCGACACTGCCGACGCAACCTGCCGCCAGGGCATGAATCGTGGAACCGTCCAGCCATATTAGCTCCTCGGGGACTGGCAAGGCTTCAATGGAGGGGGGCGCGAGCTCCTCGGATACCGCCGCTCCGGCGAGGCCCGGGATCAGCACCACGTCGCCTGGCGCGAGGAGGCGCGCACTGGCCTCGTCAAAAGGCTGACCATGGGATTGAAGCAACTCGTGCCAGCGGGCTCCGTTGCCCAAGTGACGGGCGGCAAGAGCGTAGAGCGTATCTCCAGGCTCCACGACCCAGCGGCGGTGCTCCGGAGGCTTGGTCGAGCGCCGGAGCGGCTTATCGCCGATCTCGATCCGATTCTTCTCTAGGTCGAACACAAGCGGCAACTCCAGAGCAGCCGCTGCCGCCGCTGCTCGCACATAGCCGTGGGACATCATCAATTCGGCCACCTCGCTCTCGGGCGCCTCGTCTGGGACCACCGTCTCGCCATCGAGAAACACGCAGTTCAAGAACAGCGGCATCGTGTGTCCGGAAGGCAGCAGGGCCAGAGTGTCGCGGGAGGCGTTGAGGAGTTGCCAGCCTACATCCTGGACCAGGCTTTCCACCTTCAGGAACGCCTCTTCGTCAGCATGAAGCGAGCCCTTCAATGCCACACCCAGTATTTTTGCATCCAGATCCGCACCCAGCGATTCGTCCGGGACGACCCCGTCGATGAAAGCGCGTACCAGCTCGCGAAAGCGTTCGCCCACCTGTTCGGTGGGCAGCCGTGGTTCCCAGGGCAGGACCATGGGGTCCCACTTTCCCGATTGCGCTACACCGAGATTGCGCTGGACCTCACCATGGCCGAGCACCGTGCGTGATGTGACGGGAATCTCGTAGGCCACGCAGAGATCTGCCGCGGCCTGGGCCATGGTGCGCCACTGCCGTTCGGTCATTGGAAATCGTCCCGGATCGAACGGGCGTTCCCGCGCCCCCGCCATACAGCAAACCGTCAGGCCGATCGATCCGGTGTTGAGCCGCGCGGTATGCGCGGCGTATTTCCCATCGGTAGTGGACTGGTTGTCTGCGATGCTGTGTTTGCCCCGTACCAGGTTCCCGTCACCCTCAACCAAGATGTGGTAGTGCTTGCGATCAAGAGCGGAGGCTTGGTAGGTGCCGGCTGTCCAGTGACAGACGATGCGGCGCATCTGCACTTTGGGCATCCAGGTCTTGGGAATCTCGGACATGATTGCACCTCCTGGTGGGTTTCCTTTTTTGATGCCAGTCATTCAGAGCGCAACTGGATGGCGTCGCCCGCAGCGAACCAGATCTCGAAATGTCGCGGGCGGATCGCGGTTGAGTCGCCGTAGCGGCGGCTCAGATCGTTGAGCCGGAGCTGCGGTTCGGCAAGAATCTCATTGGTGATCGCCAGCAGCTGATCGCCCTCGTTGCCGCATTCCTCAGCCCGGAAGCACCGCAGTTCACTGCGCCGCGGCGCGGCGTTCACTAATTCAATTCCAGGTGCTTGGATGCGTGAACCATCCTTCAAGCCCCGTTCTTCGAGTTGCCGTTCGAGTCCCTGGGCAGGTACGCGTTGCGCATCCTCGGCGATATGAACGAATACCCGCAGTGGAAAATCTTCTGCAGCCTGCGCGGGAACCTCTAAGGCAATAGCCTGATCTGGAGCTGTATCCCGAGGAAGTAGTATCCTCTCCTCGTGGCCGGGGGGAGGATACGGTCTCGTTCCCGATTCGCCTTGCCACAACCGCTCACGTGCCAGTTCGCGTTGAAAACCCTCCGCCTCCGAGGAGGCCTGCTGTACTTGTGATTGCTGCCACCACCCCCAGCCCAGCAATCCCATAATGACGGGAAGGATGATCAGAGCGGCGGTGACGTTCTGCAATCTTCGCCGGCTGCGTTCGACGGCTTGGATACGCTTGCTTTCGCGCATGCTTGCAGCCAGAAGCTTTTGTACCCGCTCCCAGCCGCCGCCGTAGCGCTGTGCCCAGGCGGGGTTGCGACGTTCAAGCCACGCCGCACGCTCCTCGGTGGTACCTGGGCCAAGGACATTCGCGCGGTCGCGTTCGAAGCTGTCGGCCTGAACCAGCAGGGCACGCCAGATCAACCCACTGCGGAACTCCCGGATCAGCCAGCCCTTCTCGGGATCGGCGATTCGTTGCCAACACCGGATCAGCGCCTCGTGGCTGATATCCATCCGATCCTGGGCCTCCAGGGGAGCTTCACCGTAGGGCCTCAGGAACGATACGCCATCCTTGCGAAAGGCTTCGAGTACGCAGCGGAGCGTGCCCTCCGTCGCTCCTGTCACGGCGAGTAGCTCGGACAGACTGCAGGGCCGCCGGATGGCGTGGCCATCGGCGTTGATTTCCGTGAGCGCTCGAAACAGATCTTCGATCAGGCGAGGTGAATCGCCGCCACGGATGCAAGTCTCCTGCGCAACCGCCATGACCTCGTCGGCGTGATCCGACAGGAGGCCATTGAGGCCGTGCTTCCCCTGGTAGTGCTCGCTCTCCAGACGCCAGCGAGGAGAGGTTGATTCAGCCCCATCGAGTTCCGGCTGCGGGTCGGCGGGTGCGGGCCTGTCTGTGCTGACAAACCTCTGATGCAGGCGCATCAGCCCGTGCTGGATCAAAGGCAGTTGGTCCTGATCTCCTCCGGAATCGGCGATGAGGCGATTCGCCAATTCCCGGCTCACCCAGCCTGAGTAGAGCTTTGCCGGCTCGCGGATCGCGCGCAACAAGTCCGCGTGTTCCATCCGTGGTAACAGGTACTGGTTGGCATTGACCGTTTCCGCAAGGCCGCGGTATCGCGCGCAGGCACCCAGGAATTCCGAGCGCATTGTGAGAACCGTGTAGAAACCGGTCGGTGGGTTCTGTGCCAGGCCCACCAGCAGATCCGCGAGCAAACGGGCCTGCTCGTCACCATGGCGACGGGCGTGTTCGAACAACTCCTCGAACTGGTCGACCAACAAACAGAAGGGGCGATCGGCATCCGCTTCCAGGAACTCCGCGAGATCCGCCACGGCGCCGGCCCCAAAATTCAGCATTCTCCGGATCGCGACGACCCGTTCCTCGAAATCATCGCCCGAATTCGGGATGTCAGGGGTGGCCGCCAGGACCTTGGCGAGGTTCCACAAGGGCGCGTGACCCGGGAGCATGATGCCGACGTGCCAGACAGCACCTCCGCGGGCACTGTCCTGCTCCAGCCAGGGGAGGACACCGGCGCGGATCAGGGAACTCTTCCCGCAGCCCGAATCCCCGTGCACGACGACGAAGCGATTGTGGATCAGGCGGTTCACGACCGCATCGACCATGCGCTCACGACCGAAGAAAATGAGCCACTCGTGTCCCTCGAACGGTCTTAACCCGGGATAAGGGCGCGGGGGGCGGTCGGTACCGAAGGGGGTACCCGCCGGCTCCGTGGTACGGCCACTCATTCGTCGTGTCTCAGTTGTGCACTGTGGCCAGCAAGCCACTGCCGGACGGCAGGCGTCCAGGGGTCGTCGGTTGCATCCAGCCAATCGGCCTGGACATTGCGTGCGGTGGCCCGACGCACCGGTGTCACGATGCCATCTCCGACGGTGTTCAGAAGGCCGCAGGGGAGGGGACGGCTGGAACGCGCGCGCGCCGATTGCCGGTCATGCTTGCCGATCACGATGAGATCGGTGTCGACGGCGCGGGCGTCGTCGGTCCCCAGAAGCAACACAGCATCGCTCTCAGCCATGATCTCCACGCGGCGTTCGCGGGCCTCCTGGCGCTTCACGGGATCTTTTTCAACGGTGTCAGGTTCACCGGGCACAATCGCGAATCCCTCCTGCGTCAGCGCGATCGCTGTGTCCTCCCATCTGCGGGCCTGGTCGACGCGGCCATGCAGGTACAACACCTGTCCATCGGTGTGAGCCAGTCGTTCCGCCCCGGCCCGAGCCCTGAGCTGTTCCTCGAGCACGCGCTGCATATCGTCAAGTTTGAGGTGAAGACGCCCGACGATATCGAGTAGCGCTTCGTCGAAATCCTGGCCGAAGGGGCGGGGGCCGGGGAGTACGGACCAGCCGAGCGGCCGGGCAGGAATCTTGCCACTGGTGTGGAATCGGAACCCCTTGAGCCGATGTCCACGCTGATCGGAAAAAGCGTCGGGCCACACCTCCTCGGTGGGCAGGATCTGCACGATGACGACGCGCCCCTCGATGGGCAAACCCGTGGCGGTCTGGCGCTTGCACCACCATTCCCTTTCGTCCTCGCACCATGGGGACGCCAGGTAGTCGGGTGACATCAATACGAGCAGCAAGGCCGAGGCCTCGATTTCCCGGCGTAGCTGATCGGTGAGGGGCGCCAGGGGGTCCACGCCATGCCCCGGGCGGTGCTCCTGGTCGAGGAAGATCCGCAGCGGCTCCCGGTACCTGCGATCGACCTTGAGTTCCCGCCCCAACTCAGCGGCGAAAGCCACCGACCAGGATTGCAGATAGGATTGGCCGTTGCCATCGTCGCCATGGCTGTAGCTGACAAAGATGTCGTGCGAGAAAGGCGGACCGACGTAGCTCACCGGAGTCCCGCTTCGTGCCGTCGGTTTGCCACGAGTGGGGATGCGAAAAGCCACCGCTGCCGATCCGCCACGGATAGCAACGAATCCTTCACCTCGTCGGTGGGGTTACCGTACATCCTGCGTCTCCTCATCGTCCGGGAGCCGCGATCCTGTGTTGACGCGCCCAGGGTCCGGTTCCCCGCGGCGCTAACCCTTTTCGGGAATCCGCGCCTGTCACCCCTGTATCAAGAGAGTAGACCAAGCGTTGCCAAAACCAAGCGGGGCAGTATGGTACGGGGCACTGGGCAGGTCGTTAGCCATTGCTGGTCGGGGAACAAGTTCCCGCTCTGCTCCCCTTGGGGGAGATGCGGGGCAGGCATGGGGGTGAATCCTTCGCGGCGAAAGGCTTCGTTCCTCGCGATGACGAATGAATCAGCGCTTCCCCACTTGAACATGCACATTCTCGGTTCCGGCGAGGTCGCGAATCAGCTCCAGCGGCACGCGCAGACGGTCGGAGTGCTGCACCAGCAGATCCGCCAGGGCATCAAGCTGGTCGAGCAGCACCACCACCGGCCCTTCCTGTGCAAGGACTCGCACACACAAGCCGCTGGGCTGCCGGGCAACTCCAGGTAGTCTGCGAGAGCCATGTCGTCGGCCAGTTGTTGCGGCAGATAGTCCGCCTTGATACCGAGCACCGGAATCGATTGCTGTTCGAGGAGAGCGCCGAGGCGCGCGAGCAGTGCCGACTTGCCGCAGCCCGGCTCACCCAGCAGCAGGTGCACCGAAGGAGTTGCTTCCCCGATCTGTTGAAGCAGATCGTCGAGTTCGGGCCGCTGCAGCCAGCGGTCTCGGGGCAGGGTCGTGGGCCAGGAAAGCAGATCCCGAGAAGCACGCCGGAACCGCTCTCGCAGATCGGGCGCCGAAAGTCGGTTGCGACGGCGCTGCTTGTCGAGTTCACGGTTCACCCCGCTTTTGAGATGATCGATGAACCCGGTGAGGTCCTCGAACTGGGCCGGACGCACCGCGAGCCGAACCTCTCGGTGAAAATCCTCCAACGCCCCCAACGGCTCCGGATCCTGAGTATCCGAGAGTTGGCCATTGGGGATGGCGGTACGGAACAGCGCGACCACGGGGATACCTGCGGACCGGGCGCGACGAAACTCCAGGTGGGTGATCGACAGCCCCTCCGGGTTGTTGTCCTCCGGTCGAAATCCGTAGCGGTGCCCCAGGATCAGCACGACGACATCGCACTCGGCAACGTCCTCCAGGCAGCTATGCCGCACAGTCTCGCTGGCTGCCGTGTAGCTGTGCACCGGTTGGTGCCCGGCTGCGACGAGCCAGTCCATCACGGCCCGGCGTTCGGCTTCCAGGTCGAGCTTCGTTGAGGAGATGTAGATCCTGGCCATGGGTTCCGTCTGCGGCAGGCTGGCAATGCACGAATTCGCAACTTCCTTCCGAGATATTACCCGTAGCCGTCAGTGACACCAATTGCGTCTCGCCCCATGGCCAAAGCCCGTTCGTACCGCTAGACGACTGTTTCCTGATTTTTAGCCTATAGTCTTCGGTGCGCTACCGGCGGTTCGTTTATCGGGAACTCCGGCAAGGTGCAGCAGGCAGCCGACAATTGTTGGTGCAAGGCTATCGAGTAGCCTCACTCCACCACAATCGACTGCAAGTCGATTATCACCAGGAGGGCCTGTCATGAGAATTGAAGCTCCCTACTACCCGATCATCTACGTTCGCGGCTACGCCGCCAGCATGAACGAAATTGAGGACACCGTCGCCACGCCGTACATGGGCTTCAACCTCGGTTCCACCAAGATCCGTCAGGATTACGAGAGCCGAATCACGCCGTTTATCTTCGAGTCGCCGTTGATTCGGTTGATGAAAGACGAGTCGTACATCGACGCCTACCGGGATGGCGACTTTATCCAGGAACCCGAGCGGGTTCCTCCCAGGAGCGTGTGGATATTCCGGTACTACGAACCCGTGTCCGAAGATCTCGGCGATGGAACGCGTCGAGAGATCCCGCATTTTGCCGCCGAACTGCGAAAGTTCATCCTCCGTATCCGGGACCAGGTATGCGGGGATGATGAGAATGATCGGAGGAAATTCAAGGTCTATCTGGTTGCACATTCCATGGGTGGCCTCATTTGTCGTTGTTATCTGCAGAACATCTGCCGGAACGGGGTCCGCGACGCCTATCCCAAGCTGAAGGGTGCGGCGCTCACCCGGCTCAACAAGGAGCATGAACTGGGTGCGCAGCCGGCCGATCCACTGGTCGACAAGGTGTTCACCTATGCGACGCCACACAATGGCATCGACATGGCCGGCATCAACGTGCCCAATCTCGGCTCGTTCGATCGGCTGCACGTCCGGAATTTCAACCGTGATGCAATGCGCAAGTACCTTGCGCTCTCGAATGGCGGCGATCGTGTCGATTCCCTTGAAGGAACGTTTCCCACCGATCGCTTCTTCTGCTTCGTTGGCACGAACTACCGTGACTATGGTGCCTTCTTCGGCATGTCAAAACGGGGGACGGGGGCGATGAGCGACGGCCTGGTGATGATTCGTAACGCGACGGTAAGCGGTGCGCCGCGCGCCTTCGCGCACCGTAGCCATAGCGGGCACTATGGCATCGTGAATTCAGAGGAAGGCTATCAGAATCTTCGCAGGTTTCTGTTCGGCGACGTACGCGCGGACGTCACCATGCTGATCGATGAAATCACCCTTCCGCCACGCCTTGAGAAAGCCGTCGGTGACAATCGGCAGCGAATCAAGGCCGCCTACAACATCGAGGCGGCAGCCGCGGTGCGAGGGCTGAACGTGTTTGTCAACGAACGGCGGGTGTCCCAGGAGTCGGCGATTCGACGGCCCTACGAACAGCTTGTGCACGAAAACAAGCCAGTCTACCTGTTCAGCGGTTATCTCTCGAAGCGCGCGAAGACCGAGGATACCGGTGATACCGCGCTGGCTTTCGCCATCGACATTGGCGTTCAGGTGCCGGTTTACGAGCTGGATCGCCGTTTCTGGATGAATGGTCACTTTGAGGGTGGCTACCTGTTTCGCGACAAGATTACGATCCACGTCCGGCCACGCGCCGATGGGACCACTTTTCGCTACGGCCTTGAATCTTCCTCCGGACCGTCTGCGGCACCGCGGATGCTGACGCCGATCGAAAATGAGAATGGACGAATCGTTCTCGAGATTCCGATCGGATTTGCCGAAAACGCCGCTGCGAAGCCGAAGCCCGGGATGCGCGGCCGTCTGCGAATCACCGCGTCGCCGTGGAACGGGGACTAAAGTGCAGGAGGCCGTAGTCTGCATGCGCCAGCGGTAGAAAGTGACTGACGGCATTCGCCACCGTGGCGGTGGAGCGGGGAATAGCGTGTGCCCTGTCTTGGCTTTGGAATGACGAGGACGCTGCCGAGCGTTCTGCTATAAGTAGGTTTGAAAGCACAAGGCCAGGGAGGGGATGCGATGCCGCAAACAACCATCACGCTGACTTTCACCACTCAGCCTGCCGCGAGCCGTGGACTGGCCCGTTCCGACCGGGCTTCCGAGTCCGAACGCGAATCCATCAACGAGTGCTCGGCGGGGCTGTTCGAGATCGATTCGATCGAGAACTTCGACGTCGGCGCGGCGCGAGCCGGCGGGGAGGTGGTCAGCAGGGACCTGAAACCCGACGACATCGTGCGAGTCGAGCTCGACGACGGCGGCGAACTGTGGCTGACGGCGGAGCGGCTGCAGGAGCTTGCCGGGCAGGCGGACGGCGAACTGGTGC is a window from the Thioalkalivibrio paradoxus ARh 1 genome containing:
- a CDS encoding TRAFs-binding domain-containing protein, with protein sequence MPAAQLPLCFVLMPFGKKPMVGGTVVDFDAIYRALIVPAIAQAGLDPLRADEEMTGGIIHKPMFERLILCEYAVADLTTANANVFYELGLRHAVRPASTVTLYAEDTGQLPFDVAPLRAIPYRLGPDGIPVDTAAIHATLVERLREARHGATDSPVFQLVEGFPDIQRLKTDVFRKRIAYSETLKQRLAAARKEDVEAVRAVENQLGVLADAESGVVIDLFLSYRAVKAWKDMIALVPKMAPPLAATVLVQEQLGLALNRAGCGDEAERVLLDLIAWRGPSSETYGILGRVYKDRWERALKDGDTFLARGQLNKAIEAYLNGFEADWRDAYPGINAVTLMELCEPPDPRRERLLPVVAYAVERRIAAGKPDYWDHATRLELAVLAKDEDAAQAALADALAAIRESWEPETTARNLRLIREARLCRGESVPWAEEIEHALVRSVDSSSR
- a CDS encoding N-acetylmuramoyl-L-alanine amidase encodes the protein MSEIPKTWMPKVQMRRIVCHWTAGTYQASALDRKHYHILVEGDGNLVRGKHSIADNQSTTDGKYAAHTARLNTGSIGLTVCCMAGARERPFDPGRFPMTERQWRTMAQAAADLCVAYEIPVTSRTVLGHGEVQRNLGVAQSGKWDPMVLPWEPRLPTEQVGERFRELVRAFIDGVVPDESLGADLDAKILGVALKGSLHADEEAFLKVESLVQDVGWQLLNASRDTLALLPSGHTMPLFLNCVFLDGETVVPDEAPESEVAELMMSHGYVRAAAAAAALELPLVFDLEKNRIEIGDKPLRRSTKPPEHRRWVVEPGDTLYALAARHLGNGARWHELLQSHGQPFDEASARLLAPGDVVLIPGLAGAAVSEELAPPSIEALPVPEELIWLDGSTIHALAAGCVGSVDAGLRRFAEESIPVILAECLASGVNTRTQIAYVLATSEHESQCGKFMVEIWGPTPDQKRYEGRKDLDNTQKGDGFRFRGRGYVQITGRHNYRFWSKRLGIDLLSRPDLTYQDPSIAARILVQGMRDGTFRPAHKLPRYVNDDVVDFYNAREVVNGDKARVDSGHTDDRGTRIARIAERYLSSMS
- a CDS encoding nSTAND1 domain-containing NTPase codes for the protein MSGRTTEPAGTPFGTDRPPRPYPGLRPFEGHEWLIFFGRERMVDAVVNRLIHNRFVVVHGDSGCGKSSLIRAGVLPWLEQDSARGGAVWHVGIMLPGHAPLWNLAKVLAATPDIPNSGDDFEERVVAIRRMLNFGAGAVADLAEFLEADADRPFCLLVDQFEELFEHARRHGDEQARLLADLLVGLAQNPPTGFYTVLTMRSEFLGACARYRGLAETVNANQYLLPRMEHADLLRAIREPAKLYSGWVSRELANRLIADSGGDQDQLPLIQHGLMRLHQRFVSTDRPAPADPQPELDGAESTSPRWRLESEHYQGKHGLNGLLSDHADEVMAVAQETCIRGGDSPRLIEDLFRALTEINADGHAIRRPCSLSELLAVTGATEGTLRCVLEAFRKDGVSFLRPYGEAPLEAQDRMDISHEALIRCWQRIADPEKGWLIREFRSGLIWRALLVQADSFERDRANVLGPGTTEERAAWLERRNPAWAQRYGGGWERVQKLLAASMRESKRIQAVERSRRRLQNVTAALIILPVIMGLLGWGWWQQSQVQQASSEAEGFQRELARERLWQGESGTRPYPPPGHEERILLPRDTAPDQAIALEVPAQAAEDFPLRVFVHIAEDAQRVPAQGLERQLEERGLKDGSRIQAPGIELVNAAPRRSELRCFRAEECGNEGDQLLAITNEILAEPQLRLNDLSRRYGDSTAIRPRHFEIWFAAGDAIQLRSE
- a CDS encoding toll/interleukin-1 receptor domain-containing protein, with the translated sequence MSYVGPPFSHDIFVSYSHGDDGNGQSYLQSWSVAFAAELGRELKVDRRYREPLRIFLDQEHRPGHGVDPLAPLTDQLRREIEASALLLVLMSPDYLASPWCEDEREWWCKRQTATGLPIEGRVVIVQILPTEEVWPDAFSDQRGHRLKGFRFHTSGKIPARPLGWSVLPGPRPFGQDFDEALLDIVGRLHLKLDDMQRVLEEQLRARAGAERLAHTDGQVLYLHGRVDQARRWEDTAIALTQEGFAIVPGEPDTVEKDPVKRQEARERRVEIMAESDAVLLLGTDDARAVDTDLIVIGKHDRQSARARSSRPLPCGLLNTVGDGIVTPVRRATARNVQADWLDATDDPWTPAVRQWLAGHSAQLRHDE
- a CDS encoding DUF4062 domain-containing protein — encoded protein: MARIYISSTKLDLEAERRAVMDWLVAAGHQPVHSYTAASETVRHSCLEDVAECDVVVLILGHRYGFRPEDNNPEGLSITHLEFRRARSAGIPVVALFRTAIPNGQLSDTQDPEPLGALEDFHREVRLAVRPAQFEDLTGFIDHLKSGVNRELDKQRRRNRLSAPDLRERFRRASRDLLSWPTTLPRDRWLQRPELDDLLQQIGEATPSVHLLLGEPGCGKSALLARLGALLEQQSIPVLGIKADYLPQQLADDMALADYLELPGSPAACVCESLHRKGRWWCCSTSLMPWRICWCSTPTVCACRWS
- a CDS encoding lipase family alpha/beta hydrolase codes for the protein MRIEAPYYPIIYVRGYAASMNEIEDTVATPYMGFNLGSTKIRQDYESRITPFIFESPLIRLMKDESYIDAYRDGDFIQEPERVPPRSVWIFRYYEPVSEDLGDGTRREIPHFAAELRKFILRIRDQVCGDDENDRRKFKVYLVAHSMGGLICRCYLQNICRNGVRDAYPKLKGAALTRLNKEHELGAQPADPLVDKVFTYATPHNGIDMAGINVPNLGSFDRLHVRNFNRDAMRKYLALSNGGDRVDSLEGTFPTDRFFCFVGTNYRDYGAFFGMSKRGTGAMSDGLVMIRNATVSGAPRAFAHRSHSGHYGIVNSEEGYQNLRRFLFGDVRADVTMLIDEITLPPRLEKAVGDNRQRIKAAYNIEAAAAVRGLNVFVNERRVSQESAIRRPYEQLVHENKPVYLFSGYLSKRAKTEDTGDTALAFAIDIGVQVPVYELDRRFWMNGHFEGGYLFRDKITIHVRPRADGTTFRYGLESSSGPSAAPRMLTPIENENGRIVLEIPIGFAENAAAKPKPGMRGRLRITASPWNGD